A stretch of the Dasania marina DSM 21967 genome encodes the following:
- a CDS encoding serine hydrolase domain-containing protein yields the protein MKKTLKYSAITLFVLLVLISGLAALNWDKVMRLQRSTTLFDENTIIYNFSHMNEIFPVVPLKREGAVFEFGQDPHPLPENFYYNEQKTATTEFLERRATTALLVIKNDNIHFEKYYLGTHQNDLRISWSVGKSFVSALMGIAIGEGLIDSEKAVSDYVPELKNSGYNGVKIRDVLQMSSGIAWNEDYSDFSSDINRMSRALALDGSLDELASTLVNESTPGTKWRYVSMDTHVLSMVVRAATGERLSKYFQKRIWSKIGAEADGYWLTDSHETEFALGGINMRSRDFARFGRLYLNNGNWQGEQIVPQQWVELSTVPSAPHVTGDKDSMGYGYQWWLGQDARPGEFVAIGVYGQYIYINQPENLIIVKSSADRLFMTGINSMQESIAFFRSVADSLH from the coding sequence ATGAAAAAAACTCTCAAATATAGCGCTATAACACTGTTCGTGTTGCTGGTTTTGATTTCAGGTTTGGCCGCGCTCAATTGGGATAAGGTTATGCGCCTACAGCGCAGCACTACTCTTTTTGATGAGAATACTATTATTTATAACTTCTCACATATGAATGAGATCTTCCCTGTAGTGCCGTTAAAACGAGAGGGGGCTGTATTTGAATTTGGCCAAGACCCTCATCCGCTACCCGAAAATTTCTATTATAACGAACAAAAAACTGCCACCACAGAGTTTCTTGAGCGCCGAGCAACAACAGCTTTGCTGGTTATCAAAAACGATAACATCCACTTTGAGAAATATTACCTTGGCACCCATCAAAATGACCTGCGTATTTCTTGGTCTGTCGGCAAATCGTTTGTTTCAGCATTAATGGGTATTGCTATTGGTGAAGGGCTTATTGACAGTGAGAAAGCTGTCAGTGATTATGTGCCAGAGTTAAAAAACTCTGGTTATAACGGCGTAAAAATCAGGGATGTACTGCAAATGTCTTCAGGCATTGCCTGGAATGAAGATTATAGTGATTTTTCTTCAGATATAAATCGCATGAGCCGCGCGCTTGCCCTTGATGGTTCACTTGATGAACTGGCAAGCACTCTTGTTAATGAAAGCACACCGGGCACTAAGTGGCGTTATGTCTCGATGGACACTCATGTGCTTTCCATGGTTGTAAGGGCCGCGACCGGCGAACGCTTATCCAAATATTTTCAAAAACGTATCTGGTCAAAAATTGGCGCAGAAGCGGATGGCTATTGGCTTACCGACTCACATGAAACAGAATTCGCTCTGGGAGGCATTAATATGCGTAGCCGTGACTTTGCCCGTTTTGGCCGCCTTTATTTAAACAACGGTAACTGGCAAGGCGAACAAATTGTACCCCAGCAGTGGGTAGAACTATCGACAGTCCCTAGTGCGCCCCATGTCACAGGCGATAAGGATTCCATGGGCTATGGTTATCAGTGGTGGTTGGGGCAGGATGCACGGCCAGGTGAATTTGTGGCTATCGGTGTATACGGACAATATATTTATATCAATCAACCAGAAAACCTTATCATTGTTAAAAGCTCTGCTGACCGCCTGTTTATGACAGGAATTAATTCAATGCAAGAATCAATAGCATTTTTCCGTAGCGTAGCCGACAGCCTGCACTGA
- a CDS encoding DUF4252 domain-containing protein, with protein MSLRLSCLALCSALLFSNVALSQAPAAGYMDFTQLSQHYGNAKVEVNLNKALIGMASMLAQQQDAELAILLNKLEQVNARVYSLNNNYDKANDMLNQVTDSVQKQQWQNVVTINENKDRVRVFTRSENDKIAGVVVMAISSTVPGGEAYFVNIVGEIDPANVSRVIQSLNINLNNVDQYLSLPYGQ; from the coding sequence ATGTCATTACGCTTATCTTGTTTAGCCCTATGCAGCGCGCTGCTGTTTTCTAATGTCGCCCTGTCACAAGCCCCCGCCGCCGGCTATATGGATTTTACCCAGCTCAGCCAGCACTACGGCAACGCCAAAGTTGAAGTCAACTTAAACAAAGCCTTAATAGGCATGGCCAGTATGCTTGCCCAGCAGCAAGATGCCGAACTGGCGATACTGCTCAATAAACTGGAGCAGGTTAACGCTCGCGTTTACAGCCTCAACAATAATTACGACAAAGCCAACGACATGCTTAACCAAGTCACCGACAGCGTGCAAAAACAACAATGGCAAAACGTAGTCACTATCAATGAAAATAAAGATAGGGTGCGGGTATTTACCCGCAGCGAGAATGACAAAATCGCCGGTGTAGTAGTGATGGCTATTAGCAGCACCGTACCCGGTGGTGAAGCTTATTTTGTAAACATTGTTGGTGAAATAGACCCCGCCAATGTTAGCCGCGTGATTCAGTCGCTAAACATCAACCTCAATAATGTCGATCAATACCTTAGTTTGCCCTACGGCCAATAA
- a CDS encoding NYN domain-containing protein, giving the protein MSDSPKKVSIFVDVQNIYYTCRQGYQANFDYNRFWAEVTEGRELVTAIAYATDNDDEKQRQFQNILRAIGFTVKLKPVLKRLDGSTKADWDVGIALDIFEAASDCDTVVLASGDGDFDILLHRIKKRFDTDSIVYGVPKLTSDFLIKEASEFVAIDERLLLKKGGR; this is encoded by the coding sequence ATGAGTGATTCCCCCAAAAAAGTCAGCATCTTTGTTGATGTGCAAAATATCTACTACACCTGTCGCCAGGGCTACCAAGCTAACTTTGACTACAACCGCTTTTGGGCCGAAGTGACAGAGGGTCGCGAGCTGGTCACCGCTATCGCCTACGCCACCGATAACGACGACGAAAAACAACGTCAGTTTCAAAACATCCTACGTGCCATAGGCTTTACCGTAAAACTCAAGCCGGTATTAAAACGGTTGGATGGCAGCACCAAGGCCGATTGGGATGTAGGTATAGCCCTAGATATATTCGAAGCGGCAAGCGATTGCGATACCGTGGTGTTGGCCTCCGGTGATGGCGACTTTGATATATTGCTGCATCGCATTAAAAAACGTTTTGATACCGATAGTATTGTTTATGGTGTACCCAAGCTAACCTCAGATTTTTTGATTAAAGAGGCCAGTGAGTTTGTGGCTATAGATGAGAGGTTGTTGTTGAAGAAGGGTGGGCGGTAG